A segment of the Lepus europaeus isolate LE1 chromosome X, mLepTim1.pri, whole genome shotgun sequence genome:
TGGAGGTATTAGTAAGTTAGGGAGAAGAAAAATAACGGGCATCACAATTAGGAAGAAGACAGTAAGAATATTCATGCTTGCAGATGGCATGAGTTTGTAAATGGAAACATGTAAACACTCCACCAGaaagctgttagaactaataaaccAGTTCAGTAAAgtctcaggatacaaaaatcaacatatcataaacattttttatacATCAATAATGATTTTGCTGAGATGATGAAAGACATTCCATTAGAAACAGCTACAAAGCTTTGTAAAGATTTaggaataaattaaattaaagaaagattcctaaaatgaaaattataaaacactgatgaaagaaattaagcacacaaaaaattggaaagatattccacattcatgaattggaagaattaatatcactaAAATGACTACACTACCTaaagaaatctacagattcagttaCTCCTGAGCTGGTTCTGATAGCAGATAGAGATGTCTGGTCGCGGCAAGGGCGGGAAGGGCCTCGGCAAAGGCGGCGCCAAGCGCCACCGCAAGGTGCTGCTCGACAACATCCAGGGCATCACCAAGCCCGCCATCCGCCGCCTGGCCCGGCGCGGCTGCGTCAAGCGCATCTCGGGGCTCATCTATGAGGAGACCCGCCGCGGCATGCTCAAGGTCTTCCTGGAGAACGTCATCCACGACGCCGTCACCTACACGGAGCACGCCAAGCGCAAGACGGTCAGGGCCATGGACGTGGTCTACGCGCTCAAGCGCCAGGGGCGCACGCTCTACGGCTTCGGTGGCTGAGCGGCCCCCACGGCCCCGGAACCTCACCCAAAGGCCCTTTTCAgggccataaaaaaaaaaaagaaagaaagaaatctacagattcaatgtaatccctatcaaaataccaatgacattctttacagaattagagtaagcaatgctaaaattcatatgaaaccaCAAAAAACCCAGAACAGTCAAAGTGATTCTGAGCAAAAAATAGTCAAGGTGGAGGCagcacaatacctgatttcaagatatactacagaggggccagcgctgtggtgtagtgggtgaagttgccacctgcagtgatggcatcccatatgggcccttgTTCGAGGCCCGGATGccacacttctgatctagctttctgctgtgacctgggaaggcagtgggagatggcccaggtccttgggcccctgcacccgcgggggagacctggaggaagctcctggttcctggctttggattggcacagctctggccattgcagccaatcggggagtgaaccatcggatggaagaccgcccccccccccgcctctctttatctctctgtgtaactctgactttcaaatactattttttaaaaatcttaaaaagaaagaaaatagtttttttaaaaaaacatatatactacaaagctacagtaattaatacaacatggtactggcagagacacagacatatggataaatggaacagaataaaaacccccaaattaatccatgcacatacagtcaactgatttttgacaaaggggcCAAGATCATGCATTGGAGGAAGGggaatctttttaataaatggtgctggaaaaactggacacacatgtgtagaagaatgaaattagacctcTAACTCTCACCACAAAACACAACTCAAGatggaccaaagacctaaatatacgaCCAGAATCTGTGAAATTATTGGAAGAACACatagggaaacacttcaagacattgttATAGACAATGACTTTTTGGAtaagacaccaaaagcacaggcaacaaaagcaaatctaggcaaaaatatatatatatatatatatatatatatatatatatatatatatatagcctcgGAACCTTGTAAAATGCTTTACGTCGGTGTCTTCTTCCACCCTGGGTTCAGTTGCTCCTGCGCATGGCAgagaggaggcagcagagccGCCGAGGCCTGGTGGCTTCACAGTGCCATGGAAGTGATGGATCTGCTGCAGGGAGGTGAGGCCCCCTGTGTCTGTGGCCAGACCCCCCTGCCTGTGGTCTCTGGTCCCACCTCCGATGGGGTGAAGCATGCCCGCTCACTCCTCGCTGGAGCCACTGATTCAAATGCCGACCCCACCTGCAAGCCCTGGCAGACACGCCCAGGAGTTCCTTTCTCTCTGGACTCCCTTGGTCCCTGTCAGGTGGACACAAGCTCACCCCACATAGCTAGCGAGTAGGGGAGCCATGGAGGCCTGCctcgtctctccttctccccttgcgCCACAGATTGTTAAAATGAACACCAGTCTTGTTTTCTCTCCAGATTCTCTGATTGGGGTGGGTGCCCTTATGTGTGCCTTTCTTCTAGATGTTTCTACTCCACAGTTGGACTCCCTAGGAGGAAATAGTCTCAGTGTTCATTCCCCTTGGAATCCGATATTTTGCAATGGTCTTCCTGATTGGTCCTGGGGGCTCTGAGTGATGCTGAGAGGGTCCTGGTACTGATCAGAGtgaccccagcacctgctgggtccaCCCTCCTTTGCAGGGTCAAGGGCTTCCCCTGGACCTCCTCACCCGCGTGCCCAGAGACCTGCTCATCCTCCTTCAAATGGACGCCTGTCCTTAGAAGGGGCCTGGGTCTCCCTCAGCCTCGTCCCCACCCAGCTCGCTGAGGTCATTTCTCTGCAGAACACGGCAGGAGGCCTGATGGTCTTCTTCCCTGCCCAATGCTTGTTATTAAAATGTACTTACCTTGTAGAGTTTAGCATCTTCCTCAGATGTAAATGTTGACTCCAAATTCAGATGGACCTTGGCTAATTCAAGGTGAAGGCCACATGTTCCTCGGGACTGTGGGGCCCCAGGCTGGGGGGAAGCCTGCAAGAGGAGGCTGTTCAATCCGGTTCTTCCCCAGTTGAGGAGATGCAGTAACAGAGACGTCAGGACCCTTGCTCAAGAAAACACAGGAGTCGTCAGGGCTCAGCATTTTAGCCGCAACATCGCCAGAGAAAGAGCGAGTTGACATAGGCACGGCAGATGACAAGCTGGAAGTGCAGCGACACTGGCTTTATAACTCTTGACTGGATTGAGTGTTTCAAAGGCAAACAGAGACCCTGAGACTAGGACTTGGatattttttttatctgaaagcagaaagacagagagatgacaACGAGAGATCTtccagatcttccgtctgctggcttgctccccaagtgaccacaaccaTCAGGGCTGGAGTCAGGCAAAGCTGGCAGACtgaaactcagtccaagtctcccatgcaggtggcagggacctaaatacttaaggtgtcacctgctgcttcccaggatgtacacTGGCAGGGAATTAGACctgaagtggagtaaccaggactattGGAAGCAGGCACCCCGACATGAGCTGCGAGTGCCCGAGCAAAACTTAACCACCACACCCCTTGACCCTCCTATCCCCAAAGATCATAGCTCTTTAGACACCCAGCACATTACAGTGGAGTAGGAAGTTGTGTTGCAACAACGATAAAAGCTGTGTGATTTTCATACTCGATCTCCCATAATTCCCACAAGAACCTGGGAGGTGCGCACAGCCACTGCTTTCCAGATGAGGGCACCGAGGTTGAGGAAGATGACTTGCACTGTTCAGAACCCACCAGACTAAGGCAGCAGACGTGGGTTCCTGCATCTCTGCAGCCCAGCTTCTAACTATGGCTCTGCATCTCAGGAGGACCTCATGGGCCAACTTTGGGGGCTCAGGGTCAGACCACCCCTACCAGCCCTCAACAGGCTCGCAAGAATGGGGCAGGTCCGGAGAGGCTGGCTCAGCCACGAGGAAGTCCAGGTGGCCTGGCAGAAACCAGAGAAGAGCAGACGCGGCCCTGCTGCCATGCGTTCAGAGATGGGGAGACCAGGACACAGTGAGGAGCACTGTTCAGCCTCTGAGACTCTGACTATGGTGAGGGCTGGGGgacctgggagctgggtcagactcaGAATTCCATTTCCCGAGCTGCTAAGAGGCTCAAAGGCGCTGGACAAAGCCGGGCTGTGGGCACCAGAGTGCTGGAAAGGGATCAGGGGAGCTGCTGGGCCATCCTGATGCTGAATCCTGTGGTCGGGTAGCGTGGCAGCGGGAGTCAGAGGGCGCACAGAGCACTCCTCCATCACACCAGTCTGCTCCTGCACTGGCTGCGGCAGTGGAAGGTCAGAGGGCGGGAGGTCAGAGGGCAGGAGGTCAGAGGGCGGGAGGTCAGAGGGCATACAGAGAACTCCTCCATCACGCCCCATCTGCTCcatgcactggctgtggcagtggGAGGTCAGAGGGCATACTGAGCACTCCTCCATCACGCCCCATCTCCTCCTGCTGTGGTTAGCTCCTGGCAGCACTGTTAGCACCGTCAATAGAGGGACAGGCAGCCCCACCCACACCGTGCATGGAAGTGGTAGGCTCGCATTACCTCTTCCGAAACTTCCCATCTTATTCCAAAACAGAGCTTCCGGAGCCAGAAATCAGTATTTGGataggggtggggttggggggtgcATTCCTCCCAGAAGCTAGGCTACTTCCCTACACTTTCCAGCCCCCTGAGGCTGCCCGCTGTCCTGGGCTGGTGGCCCCTTCCCTGTCTTCAAAGTCAGCCCCGTAGCGCCTTCAACTCTCTCGTGCTCTGCTGTCTTCACAGCTTGTCCCCCGACTCTGGGCCTCGTGCACCCTCTTCCCAGACCCCCTGTGACACGGAGCTCTCTCCCATCTCAGGAACATATCTTCATCACATCTGCCAAGTCTAAATGAAAAGTGGCACAACCACAGGTTCAGGTCCAAGGCCGTGGACACCTTGAGGGGTCACTGTTCTACTGAATGCGCCCTGCAAGTCCCAAAGCTCCCGGAGACACGAGTGGGCCCACGCCACTATCAGAGCTTGGCTGGAGGCCTTTGCGGGGAGAGGTGACGGGCTTGGGGGTGACTCTGTCATGGCATTTGGCTGGCAATCCAGTGTAGCTCTTCCGTGCTGcagttgagaaaactgagaccaGTGGGGAAGGATGTCTGGCCCAAGGGTACAGGGAATGAGCTGCTTCCTATTTAACACATGTGTGATGCATGAGCTAAGGACCTGAGCCTTCATTCACAGATCACTTAGGGCTCCTGCATAAATTATGCATAAATTATGCAGCTCTTGCTTCTTTGTCAGGGCCTCAAGGCTCAGCTGGACATCGTCCTGGGTCTGAGTTTGTGTTTAGTCTTAGCACTTGCTGTTTTCTGCAGGTACTTGGTTTTTATCTGTTTTCTCAATTACCTACATCTTTTCAAGTGTTACTGAGTTTACCAAatatgtgtggatggatggataaatggatggattGAGGTAGGTGTGGATGGGTGTGTGTATGGACGAGTGGGTGGAGGGATGGACGGGCAGGTGGATGGATGCTAGGTGAACCTGCCTGAGTATGATAGCTTGTAATTCCTCATATCTCTGCCAGGTGAACACTACCGTTATCTCCACAGTGCACATTAGAAACAGAAGCTGTTAGGAAGTGATCAAACTCACAAGCAAGCAGTGTAGTTGGGATTAGAAACCAGAGAGTCTACTCCTAACCTGAGAAGAACTTCACCCATTGCCACAAGCTGGACAATAATGGAATCAGAGCCAGTGTGTCCCAAGGCCGTGGCTGTGTGCCGTTGTGCGCTTACTTTCTGGGAGGGAGTGGTCTTGACCTTCCCATGCTCACGTTTGCCCTTCTTCATTCACAGGCTTTTAATGTCAGCCGAATCCAAGTGAGCAGCACCGATCAGCTCCCTGGGAACTGTGTGTGAGAATGAGCTCAGTAGCCCAGAGCTAAGTCCCTCGTTGTCCCTGGACAGAGGAGAGATGAGGAATCCACGTTCCTATGGACGAGTGTTGGGAGGAAGTCCAAGTGCTGGACTGCGTGTAGCTGGAACTGACATCTAGGAGCCCAGCAAGGAAAAATATGACCAACGGGAATTCACTGTCAGCGCCAACACACAGCCAAGAAGATCTGGCTACAGCGAGCGCTGGACGCACACTTCCAGGTAGCTCTTAGCGTCGTCACCTCCCTGAATCACGCTTTGAGGATGTGCATCCCAGAGATTCTTCACACCATTTAGGACCAGAAAACCTGGACCCAGGGAACAGAGTCGCACGTCTGTGGCCACCAGCTTGCAAATGCTCATCTGATTCAAACCCTGGTGTAACCTGGTACCAAGTACCTGCCCCCCGGCCCCATGGGGTGAGCTGAATGGCGGCCCCCGTAGAGTCATGCCCTTAATTACAGAACCTGTGGGTCTGTATCTGGCCTTTTGTGGCAAGAGATAGGATTGATGGGGATTGAAACAGGAGGCTCAGGGTGTTtggagatgggagggggaggaggcagagatcGGACAG
Coding sequences within it:
- the LOC133752984 gene encoding histone H4-like; protein product: MSGRGKGGKGLGKGGAKRHRKVLLDNIQGITKPAIRRLARRGCVKRISGLIYEETRRGMLKVFLENVIHDAVTYTEHAKRKTVRAMDVVYALKRQGRTLYGFGG